The Thermotoga neapolitana DSM 4359 sequence GAACAGCAGAAACCAAAAGGAAAGATGGCTATTGTGATCTCCACACTTAACAATCCATGGTTTGTTGTCCTCGCTGAAACAGCGAAGCAAAGAGCAGAACAACTCGGCTATGAAGCTACTATCTTTGATTCTCAGAATGACACAGCTAAGGAGTCGGCTCACTTCGATGCGATCATAGCTGCCGGATATGATGCCATCATCTTCAATCCCACCGATGCGGATGGATCGATAGCAAACGTGAAGAGAGCGAAAGAAGCAGGCATACCTGTCTTCTGTGTAGACAGGGGAATTAACGCAAGAGGACTGGCGGTAGCACAAATTTATTCAGATAACTACTATGGTGGTGTGCTTATGGGTGAATACTTTGTAAAGTTCCTCAAAGAGAAATATCCAGATGCAAAAGAAATCCCATATGCGGAGCTTCTCGGAATACTCAGTGCACAACCCACCTGGGATAGATCAAATGGATTCCACAGCGTTGTAGATCAATATCCCGAGTTCAAGATGGTGGCACAGCAATCCGCAGAATTTGACAGAGACACAGCTTACAAAGTCACAGAACAGATTCTCCAGGCACATCCTGAAATTAAAGCCATATGGTGCGGAAACGATGCTATGGCACTCGGTGCTATGAAAGCATGTGAAGCTGCAGGAAGAACCGATATCTACATTTTTGGATTCGATGGAGCAGAAGACGTGATAAATGCCATCAAAGAAGGAAAGCAGATCGTAGCAACTATCATGCAATTCCCGAAACTTATGGCAAGATTGGCAGTTGAATGGGCTGACCAGTACCTCAGAGGTGAAAGAAGCTTCCCGGAGATTGTACCTGTCACTGTTGAGCTGGTGACAAGAGAAAACATCGATAAGTACACTGCTTACGGCAGAAAAGAAGAATAATCACTGAGCTAATCTAGACAGGGGGACCCGCGACCTATGAGCGGGTGCCCCCTTTTAGAAAGGAGGATGGAATTTGAAATCGAAGTTAACTAAAAGAAAAGTTATTTCCATGATTGTTGTCTTCTTTATCTTACTTCTGATCTATCTTTCGTGTGATGTCATTCCTATAGAAGAAATGGAGAAAGGCTTCGATCCCAAAAGATACGCCAGAGAATTATGGTTCAAGCTCCAAGACATGATGAACGAGGGACTTGGTTATGATGCGGTGGAAGTTTTAAATACATTGGACGAAAATCCTGAACTTGCTCATCAAAAGTTTGCTAAGGTAGTTGGCGTTTCAAATTACAGATATTACATCATACAGGGTGTAGGAGAAATTGTTGAAATAAAAGACGATGGAATACTCGTTAAAGTCAGAGAAAACCGCAAAGTTCCAGATTTGTTTCTAAGTAATCACATTTTTGGCAATGGAATAGTCAACGCTACTGGTATTGCAAAAATGGAAGATTTTGATAGAATCATTGATTTCAACCTCACTGCCACGGAGCTGAACAAAATAGTGAAAGAAGAGGTGGTCAATTCTTTCTTAAAACAACTCTCGAAAGGAGCAGGCAGCGTGGGTTCTCTTGTTAGATTCATAGCCGTTTTTACTCTACTCAAAGATGAAGAAATTAAGTATCCAATAGAAGCGATTCCGCTTTATCTGGAAATTCAGGGAGGTTTTTGATATGATGCTCAACACAGAAAAAGAAAGGGAAGTATTGCTGGAAGCCAGAAATATTACCAAAACTTTTCCGGGAGTAATCGCTGTCAATAATGTAACTCTTCAAATATATAAAGGGGAAGTTTGCGCTCTGGTTGGAGAAAACGGAGCTGGCAAATCCACTCTCATGAAGATTTTGGCCGGGGTATATCCGGATTACGAGGGACAGATCTTTCTGGAAGGAAAAGAGGTTCGATTCAGGAATCCAAGAGAAGCCCAGGAGAATGGAATCGCCTTAATTCCTCAAGAACTAGATCTTGTACCTAATCTTAGTTCAGCTGAAAATATCTTTCTCTCCAGAGAACCGGTCAACGAGTTTGG is a genomic window containing:
- a CDS encoding DUF2291 domain-containing protein, giving the protein MKSKLTKRKVISMIVVFFILLLIYLSCDVIPIEEMEKGFDPKRYARELWFKLQDMMNEGLGYDAVEVLNTLDENPELAHQKFAKVVGVSNYRYYIIQGVGEIVEIKDDGILVKVRENRKVPDLFLSNHIFGNGIVNATGIAKMEDFDRIIDFNLTATELNKIVKEEVVNSFLKQLSKGAGSVGSLVRFIAVFTLLKDEEIKYPIEAIPLYLEIQGGF
- a CDS encoding D-ribose ABC transporter substrate-binding protein; the protein is MKKSLFVVLVLVGLLLVSFTGLAQEQQKPKGKMAIVISTLNNPWFVVLAETAKQRAEQLGYEATIFDSQNDTAKESAHFDAIIAAGYDAIIFNPTDADGSIANVKRAKEAGIPVFCVDRGINARGLAVAQIYSDNYYGGVLMGEYFVKFLKEKYPDAKEIPYAELLGILSAQPTWDRSNGFHSVVDQYPEFKMVAQQSAEFDRDTAYKVTEQILQAHPEIKAIWCGNDAMALGAMKACEAAGRTDIYIFGFDGAEDVINAIKEGKQIVATIMQFPKLMARLAVEWADQYLRGERSFPEIVPVTVELVTRENIDKYTAYGRKEE